The following is a genomic window from Episyrphus balteatus chromosome 1, idEpiBalt1.1, whole genome shotgun sequence.
TAGATTGGAGGAGAAGAGAGAAGaggaatgtttttctttttcttaaaaaaaaaaataagaaacacaaaaaaaattccatgcgCATCTGAATTctattgttctatttttttcggaaatattcttaacaaacaaaagaattttttatattcCTGCAGGCAGCAGACACAAATGCACATACAATAGAAAACCGGATGACGACGATGATATTGCTGAtggacataaattattataaattcagAAGAGccttatcatcatcatcatcatgaaaaCATTACTACACACTTACCTCAAGACCTGCTGCTTTGGGATCAACACCAGAATCAAATACTGCAATTATAGTATCACGTCCATCAAATTCTGGATATTTTTGGAGGAAATTCAAAACTCCAGTTTCGGTTTTTGGGACCAGGGAAATAGCTGGAAAAGCCGTATCAACTATAGCACCACTACTTGCCATTTTCTTTGAATGTTCTTCTTGAACTGACAGCGGCGACGACAAAGTCAGGTACTTTTTTGCTGggaaaagaaattgaaaatgtCAATGGTTTTTGTATGTTCACTGGTAGAGGTCGCTAGTGTTTTTTTAGTACAACAGTAGAGTCGAAAGaattaaaaccaatttattttcttttttttttacttctttaaggcccagttgtacaaacgtggttcagcttcggatcaggaatttaactcgccgatttctGTGGATTAGCAGTGGATTAACCTTCgttcaaggatggatttagctatttcaaccgatatggacctagaaccagtgctcaaaaatctattttaccaccgaattcagaagataaaagttgttgaaccacggattaaatatttgtatacaaCTATGGCCCTAAGCTTAGTACATACTCTTGTAAAACAAGTCGATTTTTGCTCCACGACCAGTGAAGAAGTTCACGTGCAAAATCTCTTTCACACGAGGTGAActattaaaatttctatctatatgtctcctatatatttttttgaacaaataaatttgaaaattgaaggaAAAACAGAATGTGAGTATTTTGTTCATTGTGTGATGAGTATTCATGAGATTATTAATGAGATAATTAAAGTTCCACTTTTGAGCAAATCACCGAGTGACTGCATTCTGTTCCCGATGGGTGACTTCCACACAAATTTCTCATTTTTGACAGCAGCTGTCATTTTAGTTGCCGAGCCACGAGTACTCTTGTGacgcaattttaatttttgctcaAGTACGCACATGAAGCGCCCGACAAACagttttggttctataaagctttacagatgcaattgttgcttctgtaaagcattatagaagcaaaccTGTTAGTAGGGCGAAACGACAAATTTTcttatggggacttttcacgagtcgatttttgccgtgcggcgaagcttttcgactcgtttGAACGTAAGTCGAAGGctactaaagtgacaatccccatagaaaaatcctagtcgaccgacatatcgtgcggctaaaatcgacttgGGAAAAGTCCCCATCTCATCTCGAAAGTCAGCAGCGAacatgttaataaaaaaatactatcgATTTGTAAAagtcagaataaaaaaaatacaaatcaaacaattcgagaaaaaaaatcaaaaaatatgtattttttaaggccataactacaatgacctaaaaagtgaaaaagtgggaaatttacaaaagtaaaaatttttttttatttgtagcgctatttgtttttggaaaaaaccacaaaaattgttttattttttaacatcattacttttgattttgttgaggaaaaaactgtcacaaaatgagtttgaaaattttcactttttcactttttaggtcactttaaaacaaaaaaaaaattaaatttcgttgcgcaattttttatggaaaaatttgtaaaaaaaaaagtaaaggcttggccacaccaaagggtatgcggtagcggtacgggtaattgtatgaaaaaaaaattctaaactggAATATCAATATTCAGGTGTGCAATTTGTTTCATACACGTGCCCGTACCGCTACCCGGACCGCTACTGCATACCTTCCGGTGTGACCACGCCTTTACAATTACCCGCACCGCTACCGCATATATACCCTTCGATGTGGTCAAGTCATAAAATAGAGAAACAAATTAGTGTAACACAGACCTAAATAGTACTACAAAATGTAAACCCAACAcataagtactaaaaattttgACACCTTCCGAGATGTCAGCTGTCATTTCTGTCATCCACTAAATTctgtcatcaaaattttttcacaaCCGAACCGCAAAggagacaaaacaaaaaaactccaTTTGGAAatagttgaaaaattttcaaataaaataataaaatgtggTTCGAAATCATACCATCAGCTGCAATTATTACAATTGCTTTATCCATTCCCGGATACGCAATGTATGGAATCCACAAGTTGACCCTTGGAAATGTGAGTATATGGCTTGAATGTTTGCTGGTTAATCCATTGTTGCGAATCAGCTTACATAATCGAAAAGATTTTCCAATCGAAAACATTTCACTTTGATATTTATtagttattttttgaatttaaacacaCTTTCTGTTTTAATTATGCTACCgcgataatttaattgaattattaatTAAACTTTCAGGCATACCGAAGGAACATGGATGAACGTTTCGACCGTGTTATGTATCAACGTGATCGCAGAATAATGGACAACCCGTACATCATGAGCGTAAGTTGACAGTTCTATCTATTACACAGCTGTGCGTAGTGCGTATctttaaataatttgatttcCATCCAGGGTCAATGTTGATAGCAAAAATTTGttgatttgtttgaaaaaaaatctcaaacaaaattttatcgaATAGATACCAATTTGCAAATAATTTCGAGCGATTTAAATTCAGATttgaatcatattttttttaatttcaatgatTAATTGGTTTAggttaaaaatcaatttctcgTAAAGCGTCTGAGAAACCAATATATGTCCATTGTGTTTTCCTCTTCAGTCTGCGAACCATCTGCGCCCAAATTAAATGCTTCCCCTTCTGGGAAGATAACGATGGGTGTCTAATACAGACAAAAATGTTGACCGTGACATAATTCCATCAGGAATGAGACACTTAATTCTAAATAGGGTTAAAACTATccataataggtgtgtttttttgtttatctattaagatcttgtgcaaaaaaacgacatcgagatatttgaaatcaaaacaacttacgtgttaaccctctactgcatgaattaatattagcggacgaaaaaattaaaaaatgctttacatgggttctttgggttgtttcaaaacgattttcattaaaaaaaatttgtttaaattaatttgtttttaaaatttgtttataagccaactttggcttcgtatgcattaaggggtaagaaattttactaattttatttattcagattatgtaaaaaatacaattaaaaatatcaaaatataaatattcatcatttaaaaacaaaataaagtaaaataaatacattgcattacaaaaggttaagaattaattcaaatttggcgcATTTTAaaacatggaaccgagaaaagcaatttgtttttgtccgttatatatattttttctggttcatattctttccactgtcgaagtgaGTCTTGCTCCAatattttcacccactcccagatcttacaaaaacttaaaagtaataaaatgattgaaaagaATTATAGGTGAGCCCGCCTCCCCCTTAAATTTTTGtgagaaaaattttttacatgagaaaaatgtctctaaaagtgaaggggctccatttctgatgtaaaacatagcttccaagcaaaataacaatgaaaagaaacaaaattttccaacaaaaaaatttaacaaattgtgtagattaatgcatacgaagccaaatatggcttccatacttttttccctcttaagaccaggccaatcatttttttttttcaataaaaattggttagtagcatacacaattagacaatcgatcaaaaataaatttttaatttcactttactttccaaacaagCGCAggaattaacacttaaagtatgaatatattctacactttcgatttaaatgcacacgactgatcgactcacctgtgatcataaaatacacctttattttgtgtcggacacacaaaaaaaactatctctatggtttctcagaaacacaaagaagaggattgtattgaatctttaccatttttttgtgacagagaagagaaaagtgcatacaaacaaacaaaaccatatttggcttcgtatgcagtagagggttaaaaacaacaaaaacttatctgtatagatttttgaaaaatccagataattatccagattttactttctctcggtAAAAACAttagtgccaaggtactttattttttgtcttataagtgaatcgtttatttcagaaagagcataagtccactttttccaaaaaattttttttggaaatttctcatttatgtgtagttattcatcttctgaaaaaaaaattaggtatgtCAGACcacccaaaatacgaaaactgaataatacagtcaaataaggagaaaaaaggggtaaatctcggaatgaatgttagtagaaattttttttgctcaatatcttccttttgccattctataacatatctcaaaagtctagaaaaatctcatgtccgcttgtcgcgatttcaaggtcaaatcgcgaaatggagattttcaaaattagcaaaaataggctatggtattatatacacatatgatacatgatttcaaggtattttttaatgctgattccaaaaaatctaaaatcaagacaatctgacgtctctggaaaaagttatacctgtttttcatctgtcaactcatattatcataacagttgcaaacttactgccgaaaaacccttaaaagttatggtagatgaaccaaattttgcatgaagattttagaatccaccattattaaaaatcaaaacaatccattaccaaaaatatatacatctacgaaataatggtaatTTTTGATGGatgggcaaattttaggatatgcactaaagaagattcttgttcatcttaggaataagtgctaataggctaattttttgtttctatgtttgtttggatattctataatttatgtcaaaaatctaaaaaaatctcaagtcctaattttcctggcTTGAAGATAAgaagcaaattttaaaaaattgaaaaactacacttcagatatttgtgtcagatcaacatgaataaggtgcattacttttcagggatgatcaggttgacttattgtgagtttttttgggataagtgttaaaaaatacctttaaatcatgtcgcttatgttggtatacatatacaaatttaaacttttcttgctaatttttttaagtctgcacctaacttagtttaacctccaaaattaggacttgcggacatgagatttttttagatttttgagggtagttaaagaatatctaAACAAaggttaaaatgaaaaaatttgccTATTaccacttattcctaagatgaacaagaatcttctttagtgcatatcctaaaatttgcccctccatcaaaaaataccattatttcgtaggtatatatattttttgtaatggattgttttgatttttaataatgatggattctaaaatcttcatgcaaaatttggttcatctaccataacttttaagggtttttcgacagtaagtttgcaactgttataataatatgagttgacagatgaaaaacaggtataactttttccagagacttcagattgtcttgattttagattttttggaatcagcattaaaaaataccttgaaatcatgtatcatatgtgtatataataccatagcctatttttgctaattttgaaaatctccatttcgcgatttgaccttgaaatcgcgacaagcggacatgagatttttctagacttttgagatatgttatagaatggcaaaaggaagatattgagcaaaaaaaatttctactaacattcattccgaggttaaacccttatttgactggattagaaagaaaagggttcaaaatatatggaaaattttcacccggtgacaagatttttgactgttaaatacatgactttttaccagttttaaattattttggcagcaatcttgacacgcacccccttttgttatatacagtgacgagcaaaagtggtcaaatgttttgccttttttgagaaagttgtttaaacttagtgttctttacatgaattaaatcgtttttattttattatttttctatattatgccagcatttgttttcctgattgaaattttaaaaagtgcttcattgtccaaaaatggagagtatcatattggtatttggacttgaccaattcagctcgttttggaaaaaggcttttgtttcaatatattgagtgtactagaattaatttttaccacttttaaccacttttaacaatgcctcgagatagaatctatcaatctgtgaagaaataattttaaaattcggtcgtatttcagcttaatggaaagctcaaagctcatcgcttttagacttgtgtttttttactgcgcttacaatttcttcacaaatttcaacagatttttaGCCAAAATGGGTCAGGGCCTTATGCTGACTACGCAACTGTCTGAAATTTCTGATTTCCGAagcaatatttgacaattttaaaggttttggtggggtcttcatctagttgaaaaattatatcagacaacacggagtcttcttttgccaaaaaaacttGGTAAATTGTTTCGTTTTATATCAGGATAGGTTCgcttgttcattattttttcaaaattagctagCAGTCCACAAGATAACACCGGAAAATATTCTTGAGTCCATAATAATTTATGTCCGTTCTATAAACTTGATAGTGCTG
Proteins encoded in this region:
- the LOC129907759 gene encoding uncharacterized protein LOC129907759, giving the protein MWFEIIPSAAIITIALSIPGYAMYGIHKLTLGNAYRRNMDERFDRVMYQRDRRIMDNPYIMSGLESIPDK